One part of the Tenacibaculum sp. 190130A14a genome encodes these proteins:
- a CDS encoding TonB-dependent receptor domain-containing protein yields the protein MRQSITLFFLFLITQVFSQTLTVIDGETGKPIETVTVFNKDKSKSGITNAKGVVDISGFKANEILIFSHVAYAELHAKKSTLSQNNFEIYLSKNSEQLDEVVVSVFKNKEKANRIAEQIAVISAKDIERVSPQTSADLLAGVPGIKIQKSQFGGGSPILRGMESNRVLLVVDGVRMNNAIYRKGHLQNSITVAPNMLDRTEVVFGPSSVIYGSDALGGVIHYYTKTPKLSDKGNVKGNTFLRYSSANNEVTNVASVELGFKKWASFTSVSHSNFGDLRMGKNRSHGFDDWGKVYSYSENVNGNYVETPTVNPNPNLQRNTGYSQTDVLQKFYVPLSKSTDFKLNFQYSTSSDIPRFDRLTETKDGSLKFAEWYYGPQQRLLISPQLEINPKKKWMERGTITLAYQNIKESRIQRKFGSLERSYRKEEVDVFSINGDFSVPLAKKRNLGYGFEVAYNDVNSNSFGRTLRIRDNEIIGFGNNFTVQSRYPDGGSSYLSSAFYLDYRQDINSKSTLNTGLRGTHTVLKARWVDETFINIPQNDIRLDNQSITATVGYVYKPTKNWQINGVVSSGFRSPNIDDVGKIREKAGRLTVPNTSLGPEFAYNFEVGLQKYFNNRKFRLGINAYATILDQNITRVPFDFFGLTSVEYDGETFETSEGEILSNYNRGRAYITGFTASYEGKLFKNWRTSGSVTYTKGNTISIGDREDIPDEPLSSIPPLFGRFELNYTKDKFEGGANLVFNAKKDITDYNLTEGIDNHEQTPIVNPNATEDINKYYGTPAWFTVGIYGKYQVNKNIALQAQIQNIFDEHYKEFASGVSAAGRNISISLQTNF from the coding sequence ATGAGGCAGTCGATCACTTTATTTTTTTTATTTTTAATAACGCAAGTTTTTTCACAAACCCTTACTGTAATTGATGGTGAAACAGGGAAACCAATTGAAACAGTAACTGTTTTTAATAAAGATAAATCAAAATCAGGAATTACAAACGCTAAGGGTGTTGTGGATATTTCAGGATTTAAAGCAAATGAGATACTAATCTTTTCACACGTAGCATATGCCGAATTACATGCTAAAAAATCGACTTTAAGTCAAAACAATTTTGAAATATACCTATCTAAAAACTCAGAACAACTTGACGAGGTAGTTGTTTCGGTATTTAAAAACAAAGAGAAAGCCAATAGAATTGCAGAGCAAATTGCTGTGATTTCGGCTAAAGATATTGAAAGAGTATCACCGCAAACATCGGCAGATTTACTGGCAGGTGTTCCTGGTATAAAAATTCAAAAATCTCAATTTGGAGGAGGTAGCCCTATTCTTAGGGGGATGGAAAGTAATAGAGTGCTTTTAGTTGTGGATGGAGTAAGAATGAATAATGCTATTTATAGAAAAGGACATTTACAAAATTCAATAACAGTAGCTCCCAATATGCTAGATAGAACCGAAGTTGTTTTTGGCCCTTCATCTGTTATTTATGGCTCTGATGCTTTGGGAGGAGTAATTCATTATTATACGAAGACTCCAAAATTATCAGACAAAGGAAATGTAAAAGGAAATACGTTTCTAAGATATAGTTCAGCAAACAATGAAGTTACCAATGTAGCATCTGTTGAGCTAGGATTTAAAAAGTGGGCCTCATTTACTAGTGTTTCACATAGTAACTTTGGAGATTTAAGAATGGGAAAAAACCGATCTCATGGTTTTGATGATTGGGGAAAGGTGTATTCGTACTCAGAAAATGTTAATGGAAACTATGTTGAAACACCAACCGTAAATCCAAATCCTAATTTACAGCGAAACACAGGTTATAGTCAAACAGATGTTTTACAAAAATTTTATGTTCCGTTATCTAAGAGTACAGATTTTAAGTTGAATTTTCAATATTCAACATCATCTGATATACCTCGTTTTGATAGACTTACTGAGACCAAAGATGGAAGTCTAAAATTTGCTGAGTGGTATTACGGCCCACAGCAAAGATTGCTAATATCACCTCAATTAGAAATTAATCCAAAAAAGAAGTGGATGGAAAGAGGTACAATTACATTGGCCTACCAGAACATTAAAGAGAGTCGTATTCAACGTAAATTTGGAAGCTTAGAAAGATCTTATAGAAAGGAAGAAGTAGATGTGTTTAGTATTAATGGAGATTTTTCTGTTCCATTAGCAAAAAAACGAAATTTAGGATATGGATTTGAAGTAGCTTATAATGATGTGAACTCTAATTCTTTTGGAAGAACATTGAGAATCAGAGACAATGAAATTATAGGTTTCGGTAACAATTTTACCGTACAGTCGAGATATCCTGACGGAGGAAGTAGTTATTTGAGTTCAGCATTTTATCTTGATTATAGGCAAGATATTAATAGTAAATCTACTTTGAATACAGGGCTTAGAGGTACTCATACAGTGTTAAAAGCTAGGTGGGTTGATGAAACATTTATTAATATTCCTCAAAATGATATTCGATTAGATAATCAATCAATCACTGCAACAGTAGGGTATGTATATAAACCTACCAAAAATTGGCAAATTAATGGAGTGGTTTCATCTGGATTCAGATCTCCAAATATTGATGATGTTGGTAAAATTAGAGAAAAAGCTGGGCGACTTACCGTACCAAATACTAGTTTGGGGCCAGAGTTTGCTTATAACTTTGAAGTAGGACTTCAAAAGTATTTTAACAATAGGAAATTTCGTCTAGGAATTAACGCTTACGCTACCATTTTAGATCAAAATATTACTCGAGTACCGTTTGATTTTTTCGGGTTAACCTCTGTTGAGTATGATGGAGAAACTTTTGAAACCTCTGAAGGAGAAATTTTAAGTAATTATAATAGAGGAAGAGCTTATATTACTGGGTTTACGGCAAGTTATGAAGGGAAGTTGTTTAAAAACTGGAGAACTTCTGGATCCGTAACCTATACCAAAGGAAATACTATTAGTATTGGAGATAGAGAAGATATTCCTGATGAGCCTTTATCTTCAATTCCACCGTTGTTCGGACGTTTTGAATTGAACTATACCAAAGATAAATTTGAAGGAGGTGCTAATTTAGTGTTTAACGCAAAAAAGGATATTACCGATTATAATTTAACAGAAGGAATTGATAATCATGAGCAAACTCCAATTGTAAACCCAAATGCAACAGAAGATATTAATAAATACTACGGAACACCTGCTTGGTTTACTGTAGGAATATATGGTAAATATCAAGTAAACAAGAACATTGCGTTACAGGCACAAATTCAAAATATATTTGACGAACATTATAAAGAATTTGCTTCAGGAGTTTCAGCTGCAGGACGTAATATTTCAATATCTTTACAAACCAATTTTTAA
- the recO gene encoding DNA repair protein RecO: MSVITSKAIVLSAIKYGDTSLIVKCFTELEGVKTYLIKGVLKSKKGKFKPSYFQPLTQILITANNYSKGTLFTLKEVQVVQPYTTIHTSVVKQTIVMFLSEVLANIIQEEEENSALYVYVETALIWLDTHSEVANFHLLFLLNLSRFLGFYPDVSEKEKSGFSLIDGCFIDAGYEKLVISGEKLLLFKSLLGINFDAINTISYNKQERQVILQVIIQYFELHLEGFRKPKSLAVLETVFS; encoded by the coding sequence ATGTCTGTAATAACATCTAAAGCTATTGTTTTAAGTGCCATAAAATATGGCGATACAAGTTTAATAGTTAAATGTTTTACAGAACTAGAAGGAGTAAAAACGTACTTGATTAAAGGCGTACTTAAGTCTAAGAAAGGAAAGTTTAAACCATCATATTTTCAACCACTTACTCAAATTCTAATAACAGCAAATAATTATTCAAAAGGAACACTTTTTACATTAAAAGAAGTTCAAGTTGTCCAGCCATATACTACCATTCACACTTCTGTAGTAAAACAAACTATTGTAATGTTTTTGTCTGAGGTTTTAGCAAACATCATTCAAGAAGAGGAAGAGAACTCCGCATTATATGTGTATGTTGAAACAGCACTTATTTGGCTTGATACACATTCGGAAGTGGCTAATTTTCATTTATTGTTTCTTTTAAACTTGTCTCGTTTCTTAGGGTTTTATCCAGATGTGTCAGAAAAGGAGAAGTCTGGGTTTAGTTTAATTGATGGTTGTTTTATTGATGCTGGATACGAAAAGTTAGTGATTTCAGGAGAGAAACTTTTACTCTTTAAAAGCCTGTTAGGCATAAATTTTGATGCCATAAACACAATTTCTTACAATAAGCAAGAAAGACAAGTAATACTTCAGGTGATAATTCAGTATTTTGAATTACATTTGGAAGGTTTTAGAAAACCAAAATCATTAGCAGTATTAGAAACGGTGTTTAGTTAG
- a CDS encoding CYTH domain-containing protein has translation MALEIERKFLVLSNAFEEEAIKKDYIKQGFLNSDKNRVVRVRIKNDDGFLTIKGPSNESGTSRFEWEKEISLDEAKSLLSLCEKGVIEKHRYLIPLKSHLYEVDVFLGENEGLIVAEVELSNEYENFSKPTWLGKEVTGIEKYYNSNLSKKPFLKW, from the coding sequence ATGGCTTTAGAGATTGAGAGAAAGTTTTTAGTGCTTTCAAATGCTTTTGAAGAAGAAGCAATCAAGAAAGATTATATTAAACAAGGATTTTTAAACTCTGATAAAAATAGAGTTGTTCGGGTTCGCATTAAAAATGATGATGGTTTTTTAACCATAAAGGGTCCTTCAAATGAAAGTGGAACAAGTCGTTTTGAGTGGGAAAAAGAAATAAGTTTAGACGAAGCCAAAAGTTTACTTAGTTTGTGTGAAAAAGGTGTCATAGAAAAACACAGATATTTGATTCCTTTAAAAAGTCACTTATACGAAGTGGATGTTTTTTTAGGTGAAAACGAAGGACTAATTGTAGCGGAAGTAGAACTTTCAAACGAATACGAGAATTTTTCAAAACCTACTTGGCTAGGTAAAGAAGTTACTGGTATTGAAAAATATTATAATTCTAATTTAAGTAAAAAACCATTTTTAAAATGGTAA
- a CDS encoding sensor histidine kinase encodes MELLDITSAFYSWIRGGLLVLFVYHFVIYLQNKDNVHKYYSIYLFCLTVYVIRDAFTNPVVQHYYEYISFSIQYMGYAYFVAFCRSLVNCKKYFPKLDKNAKILSYVLLAFSFTLVLVQYFFGYEVQKKVVAYSVPLSSFCAFYVFYILSKRKTRQVKYLLVGAVLFLIFANISSIKMIRGEFYLIDFKVHRMFYYFVGAIIQSTIYAILIGNYFKEIFEKKREAEISLLTQSNQISELKMIALKSQMNPHFLFNSLNSINNYVIQNKVDEASNYITKFSSLVRKVLQATNENTISLEEELQIIAIYVKLEQMRLKGNFTVNQTIDKTIPLNKVRVVPLFMQPFIENAIWHGLSLKKGDKKLSINITRKTDNIEVSIKDNGIGIRASKNRKSANPVKRKSYGINIVKERMRLMYGDNYDVVIEEISCDNETGTLVVIRFPLD; translated from the coding sequence ATGGAACTCTTAGATATTACATCAGCTTTTTATTCATGGATACGAGGAGGATTGCTGGTTTTGTTTGTCTATCACTTTGTTATTTATCTTCAAAATAAAGATAATGTACATAAGTACTACAGTATCTATTTGTTTTGTTTGACTGTATATGTTATCAGAGATGCTTTTACCAATCCTGTTGTACAACATTATTACGAGTATATAAGTTTTTCCATTCAATACATGGGATATGCATATTTCGTTGCTTTTTGTAGAAGTTTGGTCAATTGTAAGAAGTACTTCCCAAAGTTAGATAAGAATGCAAAAATACTCTCGTATGTTTTGCTTGCTTTTTCTTTTACGCTTGTTTTGGTTCAGTATTTTTTTGGGTATGAAGTTCAAAAAAAAGTAGTCGCTTACTCGGTTCCATTATCTTCATTTTGTGCGTTTTATGTATTTTATATTCTTTCCAAAAGAAAAACTCGACAAGTAAAATACTTGCTTGTTGGTGCTGTATTGTTTTTAATTTTTGCAAATATTAGTTCTATTAAAATGATTAGAGGAGAGTTCTATTTAATAGATTTTAAAGTGCATAGAATGTTCTATTATTTTGTTGGAGCAATTATTCAGAGTACTATTTATGCAATTCTAATAGGAAATTATTTTAAAGAAATTTTTGAGAAAAAACGAGAAGCAGAAATTAGTTTGTTAACACAAAGTAATCAAATTTCTGAATTAAAGATGATAGCTTTAAAGAGTCAAATGAATCCACATTTTTTATTCAACTCTCTTAATTCAATAAATAACTATGTAATTCAGAATAAAGTAGATGAAGCGTCTAATTATATTACTAAGTTTTCTTCTTTAGTTAGAAAGGTTTTACAAGCTACAAATGAAAATACAATTTCTTTGGAAGAAGAACTACAGATTATTGCAATTTATGTAAAGCTGGAACAAATGAGATTAAAAGGGAATTTTACAGTAAATCAAACAATTGATAAAACAATACCCTTAAACAAAGTTAGAGTAGTTCCGTTGTTTATGCAGCCTTTTATCGAGAATGCTATTTGGCACGGGTTAAGTCTTAAAAAAGGTGATAAAAAACTAAGCATCAATATTACAAGGAAAACGGATAATATAGAAGTAAGTATTAAAGATAATGGTATTGGAATAAGAGCAAGTAAGAATAGAAAATCTGCGAACCCTGTTAAGAGGAAGTCCTATGGAATCAATATCGTTAAAGAACGAATGCGATTAATGTATGGAGATAATTATGATGTAGTTATAGAAGAAATTTCATGTGATAATGAAACGGGAACCCTTGTAGTTATTAGATTTCCATTAGATTAA
- a CDS encoding sensor histidine kinase — MLTDINSTFYSWIRGGVFLLLVSNFVIFLKNRESLVKYFSLYLLGIFIYLLKGTIHNSFFQSVFELTNVTLCAFSCGFYLNFIRVLHNSKEEYPQFDRVAKSFKNQLFILGVLFLVVNLLFGYDFLLKTLVYVVPIYVTVVIVVLAKTKIIVDNEGVYSLVASWFFFAMVIITVLKDYGKMEFLNSLELHPMFFVFVGIIVQTIIYTFLIADTIQRVSYEKNSIELNLARKTAQLYELKMTAFKNQLNPHFLFNSLNSINNYVIQNKKELASDYITKFAKLIRKVLQTTEEVTISLEEELKTAELYIKLEQSRLRNSFHYKIFIEDSIKVNQIGVVPLFTQPFIENSIWHGLSLKQDGELLINVLDREDLILVEVIDNGSGLSNKSKKTKEHKSYGIDTVKNRMNLVYGEENVRIFITDLADRDELKGTKVTILFPKTI, encoded by the coding sequence ATGCTTACAGATATTAATTCGACATTTTATTCTTGGATCAGAGGAGGTGTTTTTTTATTACTAGTAAGCAATTTTGTAATTTTTTTAAAGAATCGAGAAAGCCTTGTTAAATATTTCTCTTTGTATCTATTAGGTATTTTTATTTACTTACTGAAAGGAACAATTCACAATAGTTTTTTTCAGAGTGTTTTTGAATTGACCAATGTTACATTGTGCGCTTTTTCCTGTGGATTTTATTTGAATTTTATTCGAGTTCTTCATAATTCAAAAGAAGAATATCCGCAATTTGATAGAGTAGCGAAATCCTTCAAAAATCAGTTGTTTATATTAGGAGTTTTGTTTTTGGTAGTAAACTTACTCTTTGGGTATGATTTTCTATTAAAAACACTGGTTTATGTTGTTCCCATATATGTGACCGTAGTTATTGTTGTACTTGCTAAAACGAAAATAATTGTAGATAACGAGGGAGTATACTCGTTAGTAGCTTCATGGTTCTTTTTTGCAATGGTTATCATTACCGTGTTGAAAGATTATGGTAAAATGGAATTTTTAAATAGTTTAGAACTACATCCTATGTTTTTTGTATTTGTAGGAATTATAGTACAAACTATAATTTACACCTTTTTAATAGCTGATACAATACAACGGGTTTCATATGAAAAAAACTCCATTGAGCTTAACTTAGCAAGAAAAACAGCGCAATTGTATGAATTGAAAATGACAGCTTTTAAAAATCAATTGAACCCTCATTTTTTATTCAATTCGCTTAATTCAATTAATAATTATGTAATTCAGAACAAGAAAGAATTAGCTTCAGACTATATAACCAAGTTTGCTAAACTGATTAGAAAAGTACTACAAACGACAGAAGAAGTAACAATTTCTTTAGAAGAAGAACTAAAAACAGCAGAACTCTATATTAAATTAGAACAGTCGAGATTAAGAAATTCCTTCCATTATAAAATTTTTATAGAAGATTCAATAAAAGTTAATCAAATAGGGGTGGTACCATTGTTTACACAACCCTTTATTGAAAATTCAATATGGCATGGGTTGAGTTTAAAGCAAGATGGAGAATTATTAATTAATGTATTAGATAGGGAAGATTTAATTCTTGTAGAAGTAATAGATAATGGTTCAGGGTTGAGTAATAAATCTAAAAAAACTAAAGAACATAAATCTTATGGAATAGATACGGTAAAGAACAGAATGAATTTGGTCTATGGAGAAGAAAATGTGAGAATTTTTATTACTGATTTAGCAGACAGAGATGAGTTGAAGGGAACAAAAGTAACAATCCTATTCCCTAAAACAATATAA
- a CDS encoding LytTR family DNA-binding domain-containing protein, translating into MLKIVIVDDEKDALEALEWKIKKCINEEVAITKCSSPIIAVELVKELNPHLVFLDIQMPEMDGFSFIEKFSNRSFEVIFTTAYDEYGIKAVKAKALDYLLKPIDIDELTLAMIKLKKILKGKVLEEVPAKINIQADGKVYLIPKEDVLYLKSDKSYTTINLTSGKNIIATKTLKEVQKKFICPEFVRVHNSYVVNLNYVIEYNKGANELTLNDGTIVAVSRSKKNDVINALNIDK; encoded by the coding sequence ATGTTAAAAATCGTAATTGTAGACGATGAAAAAGATGCGCTCGAAGCTCTTGAATGGAAAATTAAAAAATGTATTAATGAAGAGGTTGCAATAACCAAATGTAGTTCTCCTATTATTGCAGTGGAGTTAGTTAAGGAATTAAATCCACATCTTGTTTTTTTGGATATCCAAATGCCAGAAATGGATGGGTTTTCGTTTATTGAAAAATTTAGTAATAGAAGTTTTGAGGTTATTTTTACTACTGCCTATGATGAGTATGGTATAAAAGCAGTAAAAGCAAAGGCCCTTGATTATTTATTAAAGCCTATTGATATTGATGAACTGACCTTGGCCATGATCAAACTAAAAAAGATCTTAAAAGGAAAAGTTCTTGAGGAAGTCCCAGCAAAAATAAACATTCAAGCAGATGGTAAGGTATACTTAATACCTAAAGAAGATGTGTTGTATTTAAAATCTGATAAAAGTTACACAACCATCAATTTAACTAGCGGAAAAAACATTATTGCAACAAAAACTTTAAAAGAGGTTCAAAAAAAGTTTATTTGTCCAGAGTTTGTAAGAGTCCATAATTCATATGTAGTAAACCTAAATTATGTTATTGAATATAATAAGGGAGCAAATGAATTAACTTTAAACGATGGAACTATAGTGGCCGTAAGCCGAAGTAAAAAAAATGATGTAATCAATGCCTTGAACATAGATAAATAA
- a CDS encoding sensor histidine kinase: protein MLLDINSLFYSWIRGGIFLLLLYHFVFYLKHKEEVYKYYSIYLFGILIFLIKDVFEQKYMIRIYEYLVFSIQFIAFSFYIHFTRKLLSTEEYYPKWNRAAIKVSKILLLVAILLLVVQSIFGFEIQKQVLFYGAPFLSIVLIGALAYVEIIKTKAGIYSLIGSLVLILGANITAIKIIKGPLFLFDAKVHSMFYFFIGILIQTVIYAFLIADVLKKIEVEKSRIELNLHKKSSQLYELKMTAFKNKMNPHFLFNSLNSINNYVIQNKQEEATKYIAKFSTLIRKVLQTTDEVYISLAEELRISELYINIELARLRNNFSYQINIEKTIDIENVKVVPLYLQPFVENAIWHGLSIQDGEKNLIINIKEKDNSVVTEIIDNGIGFTESLQRKKTQGIQRKSFGIQTVKDRLNLIYTPHNISIEINEVNEKEGKGTIVTITFPKEKSKIKGIC, encoded by the coding sequence ATGCTACTTGATATAAACTCACTGTTTTATTCTTGGATTCGAGGAGGAATTTTTCTTCTGCTATTATATCATTTTGTTTTTTATTTAAAACATAAGGAAGAGGTATATAAATACTATTCAATTTATCTTTTTGGAATTTTGATTTTTCTGATCAAGGATGTATTTGAGCAGAAGTACATGATACGTATTTATGAATATTTGGTTTTTTCAATTCAATTCATAGCATTTTCATTTTATATTCATTTTACAAGGAAATTATTAAGTACAGAGGAATACTACCCTAAATGGAATAGAGCCGCTATAAAGGTTTCTAAAATCTTGTTGCTTGTGGCAATTTTGTTGCTTGTTGTTCAATCGATTTTCGGATTTGAAATACAAAAGCAAGTACTTTTTTATGGAGCTCCTTTTTTATCTATAGTTTTAATAGGGGCATTGGCCTATGTAGAAATTATAAAAACAAAGGCAGGAATTTATTCTTTAATAGGGTCATTAGTGTTAATCTTGGGAGCCAATATTACAGCCATAAAAATTATTAAGGGACCGCTGTTTTTATTTGATGCAAAAGTGCATAGCATGTTTTACTTTTTTATAGGAATATTGATTCAAACAGTTATTTATGCTTTTTTGATTGCAGATGTTTTAAAGAAGATAGAAGTAGAAAAGTCACGAATAGAACTTAATTTACATAAAAAATCATCACAGTTGTATGAGTTAAAAATGACGGCATTTAAGAATAAAATGAATCCACATTTTCTGTTTAATTCATTAAATTCCATTAATAATTATGTAATTCAAAACAAACAGGAAGAAGCTACTAAATATATTGCGAAATTTTCAACTCTCATAAGAAAGGTACTTCAAACAACAGATGAAGTATATATTTCATTAGCAGAAGAATTACGCATTTCAGAGTTGTATATTAACATAGAATTAGCTAGATTGAGAAATAATTTCTCATATCAAATAAATATTGAAAAAACTATTGATATTGAGAATGTAAAAGTTGTTCCACTGTACTTACAACCTTTCGTTGAAAATGCTATTTGGCATGGATTGAGTATACAAGATGGTGAGAAGAACTTAATTATAAATATTAAAGAAAAAGATAATTCTGTTGTAACAGAAATTATCGATAACGGCATTGGATTTACAGAGTCTTTACAAAGAAAAAAGACACAAGGAATTCAACGTAAGTCCTTTGGAATACAAACAGTAAAAGATAGATTAAATTTAATTTATACCCCCCATAATATTTCTATAGAGATTAATGAAGTTAATGAGAAGGAAGGTAAAGGAACAATAGTTACCATTACTTTTCCTAAGGAAAAAAGTAAAATTAAAGGTATATGTTAA
- the trhA gene encoding PAQR family membrane homeostasis protein TrhA: MSENLNHRYSDKEERLNVVTHGFGMFMSVIGFFFLISKSSAYSGFWNKASFVIYGISMIVLYAASTFYHAAKNPSLRRKLNIFDHAAIYVLIAGSYSPFCIVVLNNTFGWYMFLFVWFCALLGVILKLFFTGRFDKISTALYLLMGWQVMFFIKPIMNNLPMEGLYYLLAGGIAYTLGAILYSISRIPYNHAVFHVFVLLGSFFHFVTIFFYI, encoded by the coding sequence ATGAGCGAGAATTTAAATCACCGTTATAGTGATAAAGAAGAAAGGTTAAATGTTGTGACCCATGGATTTGGAATGTTCATGAGTGTTATAGGATTCTTTTTTTTAATTTCTAAATCTTCTGCATATTCAGGATTCTGGAATAAAGCAAGTTTTGTTATTTATGGTATAAGTATGATTGTGCTTTATGCAGCTTCTACTTTTTATCATGCAGCTAAAAACCCTTCTTTAAGAAGGAAACTAAATATTTTTGACCATGCAGCGATATATGTTCTTATAGCTGGAAGCTATTCTCCATTTTGTATTGTGGTATTAAATAATACTTTTGGTTGGTACATGTTTTTGTTTGTTTGGTTTTGCGCATTGTTAGGAGTAATCTTAAAGCTATTCTTTACAGGACGTTTTGATAAAATCTCTACTGCTTTGTATTTATTAATGGGATGGCAAGTAATGTTCTTTATCAAACCAATTATGAATAACTTGCCAATGGAAGGGTTGTATTATTTGCTTGCTGGTGGAATTGCTTATACGCTAGGAGCTATTCTGTATTCCATTAGTAGAATTCCTTATAACCATGCTGTTTTTCATGTATTTGTACTTCTTGGAAGCTTTTTTCACTTTGTAACAATATTTTTCTATATTTAG
- a CDS encoding lysophospholipid acyltransferase family protein, with translation MIKYILFPLRLIWRIWFYVLIIVTVLLMSPFVLVLLSDEKYYGTFWKLMRTWSYVLIYGMGFRLKADIQEELVQGKSYMFIANHASLLDPWIMIALSKNPILFVGKKELVKLPIFGYFYKRAVVMVDRKDPKSRKAVYTRVKKRLDDGLSIAIFPEGLVPTENVVLAPFTNGAFSLSIEYQMSIVPQIYYDAKRLFSWDFFKGRPGTFRVKQKEFIETKGLSMEDKDSLKKKTFDLVYNELINDELYMEDTNRPNNEREFKSPL, from the coding sequence ATGATAAAGTATATACTATTCCCTTTACGACTCATTTGGAGAATTTGGTTTTATGTTTTAATAATAGTCACAGTGCTATTAATGTCTCCATTTGTATTAGTGTTGTTATCTGATGAGAAATATTACGGAACTTTTTGGAAATTAATGAGAACATGGTCTTATGTGTTGATATATGGAATGGGGTTTCGCTTGAAAGCAGATATACAAGAAGAATTAGTACAAGGTAAAAGTTATATGTTTATTGCAAATCATGCATCATTATTAGATCCGTGGATTATGATAGCGCTGAGTAAAAACCCAATTTTATTTGTTGGGAAAAAAGAATTAGTAAAACTGCCAATTTTTGGTTATTTTTATAAGAGAGCTGTGGTAATGGTTGATAGAAAAGACCCTAAGAGTAGAAAAGCAGTATATACAAGAGTAAAAAAGCGATTAGATGACGGGTTGAGTATAGCTATTTTTCCAGAGGGATTGGTTCCAACAGAAAATGTGGTATTAGCACCATTTACCAATGGGGCATTTAGTTTATCAATTGAATATCAAATGTCAATTGTACCACAGATTTATTACGACGCCAAGCGATTGTTTTCATGGGACTTCTTTAAAGGGCGCCCTGGTACTTTTAGAGTGAAACAAAAAGAGTTTATTGAAACGAAAGGCTTAAGTATGGAAGACAAAGATAGTTTGAAAAAGAAAACTTTTGATTTGGTATACAATGAGTTAATTAATGATGAATTGTATATGGAAGATACTAACAGACCGAATAATGAGCGAGAATTTAAATCACCGTTATAG